The window GGCGATGGAGGGCCTCAGGACGTTTAGGGTCTGCATGGCGTCAAAGTAGCTCCAGGTGTACTTCTCGGCCACCTCCATGGGCTCGAGCTGCTCCAGCTTGGCCCGCTTTTGGATCTTGTCCTCCCCCTGGTCGGCGTCGTCCGTGAGGTGGCCCACGTCGGTGATGTTGGAAACGAAGCGCACCCTGTACCCCTGGTGGAGGAAGTAGCGCCTCAGCACGTCGTAGACGATGGGCCCCCGGGCGTGGCCCAGGTGGGGGTCGGCGTAGACCGTGGGTCCGCACACGTAGATGCCCACGTGCCCCTTCACCGCGGGCTCAAAGGGGACCTTCTTCCGCTGGAGGGTGTCGTAGAGGACAAGGCCCATAGGGCGATTATAGGGGTTCGTGCCATAATGGCGGGGTATGGGACGGATCCTTCGGGCCCTGGCGGGGGAGGGGAACCTCCGGGTGGTGGCCGCGGACACGGGGGACGTGGTGGAGGAGGCCCGCCTCCGCCACGGCCTTTCCCCCACGGCCACCGCCGCCTTGGGCCGGGCCATGACCGGGGCGCTCCTCCTGGCCCAGCTCCTTCTCAAGACCCCCAAGGAGCGCCTCACCCTGCGCCTCGAGGGAGATGGCCCCTTAGGGGGCGTGGTGGTCGAGGCGGACCCCATGGGGGGGGTGAGGGGGTATGTGAAGAACCCCAAGGCGGAGGTCCCCTTGCGGGAGGACGGCAAGCTCAACGTGGGGGCCGCGGTGGGGCGGGGCTTTTTAAGGGTGGACCGGGCCCTGCCCAACGGGGAGATCTACACCAGCACCGTGCCCCTGGTCTCGGGGGAGATCGCCGAGGACCTGGCCCACTACCTCTGGCAGTCGGAGCAGATCCCCTCCGCCCTCCTCCTGGGGGTGCGGGTGAAGGGGGAAGGGGAGGTGGAGGCCGCGGGGGGCATCGCCGTCCAGGTCCTCCCCGGGGCCTCGGAGGAGGTCCTGGGCCGCCTCGAGGCCAACCTAAAGGACTTCGGCCCCCTCACGGAGCGCCTCCGCAAGGAGGGCCTGGAGGGGGCGTTGGCGGCCCTTTTCCAGGGCCTGGGCCTGGAGCGCACGGACCTCCGCGCCCTGGGCTATGCGGAAAACGAGATCCCCGCCCGCTTCCGCTGCCGCTGCAACCGGGAGAAGGCCCTGGAGGCCCTGGTCTTCTTCACCCCCGAGGAGCGGGAGGACATGATCGTAAAAGACGGCGGGGCGGAGGTGATCTGCCACTGGTGCGGGGCGGCCTACCGCTTCAGCCCCGAGGAGATCCGCTCCCTGGTGGCCGAGGTGCGCTGCCCGGACTGCGGGGCCCTGTGGCTCTACCCCAAGGCGGACGGCACCCTGTTCCGCATAGAGGGGGACACCTGCCGGTGCGGCCGGAGGGTGGAGCTGCCCGGGGAGAGGCGGGCGGAGGCGTAGACTAGGGGCATGTTCAAGACCATCCTCCTGGCCTACGACGGCTCGGAGCACGCCAAGCGGGCGGCCCAGGTGGCCAAGGCGGAAGGGGAGGCCCATGGGGCCCGGCTCCTTGTGGTGCACGTCTACGAGCCCGTGCCCGACTACCTGGGGGAGCCCTTCTTTGAGGAGGCCCTGAAGCGGCGCCTGGAGCGGGCGGAGGCGGTGCTAAAGGAGGGGCTTGCCCTGGTGGGCCTTCCCCCGGAGAACGGCCTTCTTCTAGAAGGGGAGCCCGCGGGGGCCATCCTGGAGGCGGCGCACGGGGAGAAGGCCGACCTCATCGTCATGGGCACCCGGGGCCTTGGGGCTTTGGGGGGGCTTTTCCTGGGGAGCCAGAGCCAGAAGGTGGTGGCCCAGGCCCCCTGCCCGGTGCTCCTAGTGCGCTAGCCGCCGGAGCACCCTCAGGATGAGGGCATCCCGGAGGGCTTCGGGGAGGAGCCTTAAGAGGCGGACCTCCCGCGCCCGGGCCGGGTGGGCCACCAGGTAGCGGGCCCTGGGGCGGGGGTGGGTGAGGGCCTTTAGGACCGCCTCGGCCACCCGTTCTGGGGGAAGACCCCTTTTGGCGTTTCGCTCCGCCATCCTCCGGGCGGCTTCCAGATAGGCCCCGTAGACCCCTTCCGTCCCCGGGGGCGGGGGGAGGAGGTAGCCCTCGGCCCAGCGGAGGCTCCGCCCCCAGATGGGGGTGGCCACGGAGCCCGGCTCTACCAGGACCACCTTGACCCCGAAGGGGGCAAGCTCCACCCGTAGGGCGTCCGCCAGGGCCTCGAGGGCGAACTTGCTCGCCGCGTAGGGCCCCATGAGGGGAAGGGCCAAAAGGCCCGAGACGGAGCCCATGAGGACGATCCGCCCCCTTCCCCGCCTCAGGTGGGGCAGGAAGGCCTGCACCGTGCGCAGGGCCCCGAGGACGTTCACCCTGAGGCCCTCCTCCACCACCTCGGGGGGCACGAGCTCGAGGGGGCCTGCCGGGGCAAGGCCGGCGTTCGCCACCAGGCCGAAAAGCGCTTCGGGAATGGCTTCCTGGGCTTGCGCTAGGTCCTCGGGGCGGGTGACGTCCAGGGGGAGGGGGATGAGGCCCAGGGCCTCTAGCCTCTTGAGGTCCTCCGGCTTCCTGGCCCCCGCGTAGACGGTAAACCCCCGCGCCTTCAGGAGGGTGGCCGTGGCCAGGCCGATGCCGCTGCCCGCCCCCGTGACCAGAACGGTCCTCTCCATGGGCCACCAGCTTACCGGCTAGACTAGGGGGCATGAGGTACGAGACCCTGGCGGTGCTGGCGGGGCTCCCTGAGGATCCCCACGGGGCGGTGGGGCTTCCCATCTACGCCGTGGCCGCTTACGGGTTCCCCACCCTGGAGGAGGGGGCGGAGCGCTTCGCCACGGGGGAAGGCTACGTCTACGCCCGGCAGAAGGACCCCACAGCAAAGGCCTTGGAGGTGCGGCTTAAGGCCCTGGAGGGGGCCTTGGAGGCGGTGGCCGTGGCCTCGGGCCAGGCGGCCACCTTTTCCGCCCTCCTCGCCCTCCTCCGCCCGGGGGACGAGGTGGTGGCCGCCAAGGGGCTTTTCGGCCAGACCATCGGGCTTTTGGACCAGGTCCTAAGTCCCCTCATGGGGGTCAGGGTGCGCTACGTGGACCCCGAGCCTGAGGCCGTGCGGGAGGCCCTTTCGGAGAGGACGCGGGTCCTTTTCGTGGAGACCGTGGCCAACCCGGCCCTCCTGGTCCCCGACCTCGAGGCCCTGGCGGAGCTGGCGGAGGAAAGGGGTGTGGCCCTGGTGGTGGACAACACCTTCGGGGCCGCGGGGGCGCTATCCCAGCCCCTCAAGTGGGGGGCCCACGCGGTGGTCCAGAGCCTCACCAAGTGGGCCTCGGGGCACGGCTCCGTGCTGGGCGGGGCGGTCTTGGCCCGGGAAACCGGCCTCTGGGCCCGCTTCCCCCAGTTCCTGGAGCCCGACCTAAAGGGAAGGGTCCCCTGGGAGGCCCTAGGCCCCCGGTGTTTCCCCGAAAGGGTGCGCCAGCTCGGGCTTTCCCTGGGGGGGATGAGCCTAAGCCCCTTCAACGCCTACCTCCTCTTCCAGGGCCTGGAGACCGTGGCCCTAAGGGTGGGGCGGATGAGCCAAAGCGCCCTGCGCCTGGCGGAGGCCCTTAGGGCCCACCCCAAGGTGAAGGCCCTCCGCTACCCCGGCCTCCCCGAGGACCCCGCCCACGCCCGGGCCCGGAAGTACCTCACCGCCTTCGGCCCCGTCCTCACCCTGGACCTGGGGAGCCTGGAAGGGGCGAGCCGGTTCCTGAAGGCCATCCGCCTCCTCAAGGCCCCCAACCTGGGGGACGCCCGCACCCTCCTCGTCCACCCCTGGACCACCACCCATAGCCGCCTCAAGGAGGAGGCCCGCCTCGAGGCCGGCGTGACCCCGGGGCTCGTCCGGGTCTCCGTGGGTCTGGAGGACCCGGAAGACCTCCTCGCGCTCTTCCAGGAGGCCCTGGAAAGCGTCTAGCGGTTTAGAAGCTCCTCGGCCTTCGCCACCAGCTCGGGAAGGTGGCGGTGCACCACCCCAAAGACCACCGCGGGGTCTACGCGGGCGTAGGCATGGATAAGGCGATTCCGCATGGCCATGACCTGGGGGGCTTCGGGGAAGAGGGGCTGGATTTCGGGAAAGTGCTTGATGGCTTGGGACAGGGCTTCCCCCACGATCTCTAGCTTGCGCTCCACCGCCGCTCGGAGGAGGGGATTTTCCACAAAGTCATGAAAGGCGATGCCCTGGAGAAACACCATGGCCTCCCTCCCCGCCTCTCAAATATCCCACATGTACCCTTTGAGGTCCCTAAGCGGCATAGATTTCTTGAAGGTGTTCCTCTATGCGGGCACGCACGAAGGGGTTTTGTAAGCTCTGCGTTTCCAAGAGATCCACAGGAAGGCCCAAGAGCTCCTGGAGTTCCAACATTAGGTCCAGATAGTGGCTGGCATGCTCCTCGGGGGGCATGGGTAGGAACTCCACCAGGAGGTCCAGGTCGCTGGCCTCCTGGGCTTCTCCCCGGGCGTGGGAACCCACCAAGCAGAGCCTTTTGACCCTGTGGCGCTTTAGCAGTTCTTGCACCTCTGGGCCCCCTAGCTGGGATACGAGGTTTTCCCGTGCGTCCCTTGCCAAGGACTTCCCCCCTTGCTTCCAGTTTAAGCCCTCCCTAGAGGTGGCGTAGGGGTTGACTCCCAGAATACACAGTCCCAAGCTCTAGGCTTACCCACCCCTTCCGTAGGTAAAAGGTGCCCACCCTTTTCTGCCTTGATCGGGGTTAGGAAAATCCCCGGCCCTTTAGGTGGGGGCCGGGGATAGACGGGCCCGAAGCCCTAAACGCCTTTGCCGTGGGACCTCTAGACCACCCACACCCCCTTGCGCATGAGGGGGACGCGGGTGCCGTCCTCGTAGAGCCCGTCCACGTCCACCTCCTCCGAGCCGATCATCCAGTCGATGTGGATGAGGCTCCGGTTGGCCCCCCGCTTGAGAAGCTCCTCCCCCGTGGGGTGGCCCTCGAGGTTCTCCGCGTAGGCTTGGCCGAAGGCCAGGTGGCTGGCGGCGTTCTCGTCAAAGAGGGTGTCAAAGAAGACCAGGCCCGTCTTGGCGATGGGGTTGTCCGCGGGGACCAGGGCCACCTCGCCCAGGCGCCTGGCCCCCTCGTCCGTCTCCAGGGCCTTGAGGAGGAGCTCCGCGTTCTTCTCCGCCCCCACCTCCACCGCCACCCCGTCTTGGAAGCGGGCCCAGATGCCCTCCACTAGCTCCCCCCCGAGGGCCAGGGGGCGGCTTGCGCGCACCACCCCTTCCACCCGCGCCCGGTGGGGGGCGGTGAAGACCTCCTCCGTGGGCAGGTTGGGGTTGCAGACCACCCCGTTCTGGGCCTCCGTGGCCCCGCCCTGCCAGAGGTGGCCCTCCGCCAGGCCCACGGTGAGGTCGGTGCCGGGGCCCCGGAAGTGGAGGGCGTGGAAGCGGCGCGCGTTCAGGTAGGCCACCTTCTCGTGGAGGCGGCGGTTGTGCTCCCGCCAGGCCGCCACGGGGTCCTCTTCCAGGACGCGGGTGGCCTGGAAGATGGCCCACCAGAGCCTCTCCACCGCCTCCTTCTCGGGAAGCTCCGGGAACACGGCCCGCGCCCAGCCCGGGTGGGCGAAGGGGACGATGCTCCAGTTGGTGGCGAACTCGGTGATGGCCTTGAGGGCGGGCTCGTAGGCCTGGGCCTGGGCCTTCTGCGCCCGGCCGATCCGCTCGGGGTCCAGGCCCGCAAGGGCCTTGGGGTCGTTCCCGGAGACCGCAAGCCTGGCCGCCCCCTCGCGGAAGGCCCGGCCCATGCCCTCGTAGAGCCAGGCTGGGGCCCGGTCCAGGTCCTCCGGGGCCACCCGGGAAAGCCGTTCCCGGGCCAGGACGTTGTCGCTGTAGAGCACGGTGAAGAGGCTTGCCCCCGCCTCGTAGGCCTTCTTGGCCAGAAGGCGCACGAAGTCCACCGCCTCGAGGGGGGCGGTGGCGATGACCTCCTGGTGGGGTTGTAGGTTAAGCCCCACCCGGATGCCCAGTTCCGCAAGCCGCTCTAGGTTCTCCTCAAAGGTGCGCACGCCCTCAAGTCTTTTCCTTTCCCTCCCTGGCGTCAAGGGGGCAGGCGGCGGGGCGGGCGAAGAGGAGGACCAGGCCCGCAAGGAGGAGGAGGGGTGGGCGACCTTCGGGGAAGAGGAGGGCCAGGAGGAGAAGCCCCCCCACGAGGCCGTAGCGCAGATAAGGGCGCATGGCTCCAGTATGGGACATTTCTCCCCCAAGGGAAAGGTGTAGGGTAGGGAAGAGGTGACACCATGCGCCCCATCACCGTGGACGGCAACGAGGCGGTGGCCCGGGTGGCCTACCGCCTTTCCGAGGTCATCGCCATCTACCCCATCACCCCCTCCAGCCCCATGGCGGAGCTCTCCGACGAATGGGCGGCCCAGGGCCTGCCCAACCTCTTGGGCAGCGTGCCCCGGGTGGTGGAGATGCAGTCCGAGGGCGGGGCGGCGGGGGCCTTGCACGGGGCCTTGCAGGAAGGGGTCCTGGCCACCACCTTCACCGCCAGCCAGGGCCTCCTCCTCATGATCCCCGACATGTACAAGATGGCCGGCCAGCTCCTCCCCGGGGTCATCCACGTGGCCGCCCGCGCCGTGGCCACCCACGCCCTTTCCATCTTCGGCGACCACCAGGACCTCTACGCCGTCCGCCCCACGGGGTTCGGGATCCTGGTCTCCGAGTCCGTGCAGGCGGCCCAGGACCTGGCGGCCATCGCCCACGTTGCCGCCCTGAAGGCCAGCCTCCCCTTCCTCCACGCCATGGACGGGTTCCGCACCTCCCACGAGGTGCAGAAGATCCAGCCCCTTTCCGACCGGGAGCTCAAAGCCCTCTTCCCCTTTGAGGCCCTGAAGGCCTTCCGGGAACGGGCCCTCACCCCGGAGGCCCCCGTCCTTCGGGGGAGCGCCCAGAACCCCGACCACTTCTTCCAAAACCGCGAGGCCAGCAACCCCTTCTACCTCCGGGCCCCGAAGGTGGTGGCGGAGGTCATGGAGGCCTTCGGCCGGGTCACGGGCCGGCCCTACCAGCCCTACCAGTACCTGGGCCACCCGGAGGCGGAGCGGGTGGTGGTGGTCATGGGCTCGGGGAGCCTGGCGGTGGAGGAGGCCCTGGAGTACCTCCTGAAGCGGGGGGAGCGGGTGGGGATGGTGCGGGTCCGCCTCTACCGGCCCTTCGGCCTCGAGGCCTTCCTGGAGGCCCTGCCCAAGACCGCACGCCGCATCGCCGTCTTGGACCGGGGCAAGGAGGCGGGGGCCTTGGGGGAGCCCCTTTTCCAGGACGTGGCCGCGGCCTTGGCCCTGGGCGGGCGGCAGGCCCTCCTGGTGGGGGGGCGGTACGGGCTTTCCTCCAAGGAGTTCACCCCCGCCATGGCCCTTGGGGTCTACGAGGAGCTGGCCCGGGAAAACCCCCGCCACGGCTTCACCGTGGGGATAGAGGACGACGTCACCGGGCTTAGCCTCCCCTACCCGGAGGTGGACTTTGAGGACCCCGGGTCCGTGCGGGCGGTCTTCTTCGCCCTGGGCTCCGACGGCACGGTGTCCGCCAACAAGAACACCATCAAGATCATCGGGGAGGAAACCCCCCTCTACGCCCAGGGCTACTTCGTCTACGACTCCAAGAAATCCGGCTCCCGCACCGTGAGCCACCTGCGCTTCGGCCCAAGGCCCCTACAGAAGCCCTACCTGATCCGGAAGGCCAGCTTTGTGGGCATCCACCAGTGGAGCTTCCTGGAGCGGGTGCCCATGCTGGACGTGGCCGAGGAGGGGGCCACCCTGCTCCTCAACGCCCCTTACCCCAAGGAGGAGGTCTGGGACCGCCTGCCCCGGCCCGTCCAGGAGGCCATCCTGGAGAAGGGGCTCAAGGTCTACGTCATCAACGCCTACGAGCTGGCCCGGCAGGTGGGCCTTCCGGGGCGCATCAACACCATCATGCAGGCCGCCTTCTTCAAGCTCTCGGGGGTCCTGCCCGAGGAGGAGGCCAAGGCCCGCATCAAGCGGGGCATTGAGAAGAGCTACGGCAAGCGGGGAAGGAGCGTTTTAGAGAAGAACTTCCGGGCGGTGGACCTGGGCTTTGAGCGGGTGGAACCCCTTCCCATCCCCGGGCGGGTGACCTCGAGCCAAGACCTCCTGCCCCCCATGGTGGGGGAGGCCCCTCCCTTCGTGCGGGAGGTGCTGGGGCCCATCGCCCTGGGGCTTGGGGACAAGCTCCCCGTCTCCGCCTTCCCCCCAGACGGCACCTTCCCCACGGGCACCGCCCGCTACGAGAAGCGGGGCATCGCCGAGTACGTGCCCACCTGGGACGAAGGGGTCTGCGTCCAGTGCGGGAAGTGCGTGCTGGTCTGCCCCCACAGCGTCATCCGGGCCAAGGTGGTCCCGGAGGAGGTCCTCCAGGGGGCCCCCGAGGGCTTCCGCCACCGGAAGGCCATGTGGCGGGAGCTTTCCGGGGCCTACACCCTGGCCATCTCCCCCGACGACTGCACGGGCTGCAGCCTCTGCGTGGAGGTCTGCCCGGCCAAGGACAAGACCAACCCCAGCCGCAAGGCCTTGAACATGGCCCCGAGGCTTCTGGTGCGGGAGGAGATGAACCGGCACTGGGACTTCTTCCTCAGCCTTCCCGAAACGCCCAGGGCGCCCCTAAAGCTCCACACGGTGAAGGACGTGCAGCTCCTCCCGCCCCTCTTTGAGTTCCCGGGGGCCTGCGCGGGGTGCGGGGAAACCCCGTACCTGAAGCTCCTTTCCCAGCTCTTCGGGGACCGCCTCATCGTGGCCAACGCCACCGGGTGCAGCTCCATCTACGGGGGCAACCTGCCCACCACCCCCTGGGCCAAGAACGCGGAGGGCCGGGGGCCCGCCTGGGCCAACTCCCTCTTTGAGGACAACGCGGAGTTCGGCCTCGGCATGCGCCTGGCCCTGGACAAGAAGGCGGAGTACGCCAGGCGCCTCCTTCCCGAGTTCCGGGAGGTGTTGGGGGCGGAACTGGTGGAAAGGCTCTTAGCCCAGGTGGGGCCTGAGGGGGTGGAGGAGAGGCGGAAGGACGTGGCCCTTTTAAGGGAGCGCCTTTCCTCCCTCCAAGACCCCAGGGCCCAGGACCTCCTGGCGGTGGCGGAAGCCCTCATCCCCCACACGGTCTGGATCGTGGGGGGGGACGGCTGGGCCTACGACATCGGGTATGGGGGGCTAGACCATGTGCTTGCCAGCGGGGCCAACGTCAAGGTCCTGGTCCTGGACACCGAGGTCTACTCCAACACCGGGGGCCAGGCCTCCAAGGCCACGGGGCTGGGGGCGGTGGCCAAGTTCGCCGCGGGGGGCAAGAAGACCCCCAAGAAGGACCTGGCCTTCATGGCCATGAGCTACGGGCACGTCTACGTGGCCCAGGTGGCCATGGGGGCCAACGACGCCCACACGGTGCGGGCCTTCCTCGAGGCCGAGGCCCACCCCGGCCCCGCTCTCATCGTGGCCTACAGCCACTGCATCGCCCACGGGATCGACATGGCCAAGGGCATGGAGCACCAGAAGATGGCGGAGCGCTCCGGCTACTGGCCCCTTTTCCGCTACCTCCCCGGCCAGGGCCTCTTCCTGGACTCCAAGCCCCCCACCCTTCCTCTAAGGGAGTACCTCTACGCGGAAAACCGCTACCGCCTGGTCCTCCAGACCCACCCCGAGGCGGCGGAGGCCCTGTTGGAGGAGGCGGAACGGGCGGTGCGGGCCCGCTGGGAGCGGCTTGAGCGCATGGCGGCGAAGGAGGTGACGGCGTGAACCTGAAGACCACCTACCTGGGGCTCCCTCTGGAGCACCCCCTGGTGGCCTCCGCCTCCCCCCTTACGGAGAAGCTGGACGGCTTCCTGCGCTTGGAGGACGGGGGGGCGAGCGCCATCGTGATGCACTCCCTCTTTGAGGAGCAGGTCCTGCACGAGGAGGAGGCCCTGGACCACTACCTCCACTACGGCCACGAGAGCTACGCCGAGGCCCTCTCCTACTTCCCCCGGGCCCACGAGTACCGCCTTTCCCCCGAGCGCCACCTGGACCTCCTGGCCCGGGCCAAGGAACGGGTTTCCGTGCCCATCATCGCCAGCCTGAACGGGGTGAGCCGGGGGGGGTGGGTGGAGTACGCCCGGCTCCTGGAGGAGGCGGGGGCGGACGCCTTGGAGCTCAACCTCTACTACATCCCCACCGACCCCGCCCTTTCCGGGGCCGAGGTGGAGGCCATGTACCTGGACACCATCCGGGCGGTGGTGGAGGAGGTGCGGATCCCCGTGGCCGTGAAGGTGGGGCACGCCTTCACCGCCTTCGCCCACTTCGCCAAGCGGGTGGAGGGCACGGGGGCTAAGGGCCTCGTGCTCTTCAACCGCTTCTACCAGCCGGACATAGACCTGGAACGGCTGGAGTACGTCCCCACCCTCTCCCTTTCCCGCCCCTACGAGGCCCTGTTGCGCCTCCACTGGATCGCCCTCCTCTACGGCCGGGTGGGGCTGGAGCTGGCCCTTACGGGGGGCGTGCACTCGGGGCGGGAGGCGGCCAAGGGGATCCTGGCCGGGGCCCAGGTGGTCATGATGACCTCCGCGGTGCTCCAGCAGGGCCCCGGCCACTTCCGCACCGTCTTGGGGGAGCTTCGGGCCTTCATGGAGGAGAAGGGGTACGAGAGCCTGGAGGAGATGCGGGGGGCCATGAGCTACCAGAAGGTGGCCGAACCCGCGGCCTTGGAGCGGGCCAACTACCTCAAGGTGCTGGGCTCGTATCGGCTTCTTCCTTGAGGGCGTACACCCCCTTCCCCAGGGCCACCACCGGGCTCCGGTGCCAGCGGGCTAGGGCGGAGAGGCGGATGCGGGCGATCTTCACCGGGTCCTGTACCTCCCGCCAGTGGCCCTTTTCCTTGAGCTTCAGCCCCACCTCCCGGTAGTGGAGGGGGCGGCCCGCTTCCTTCAGGATCTCCACCACCCATTCCCGGAAGGCCACGGGAAAAGTCTATAGTAGGCCTATGCGGAACGAGGAGCTGGCCCAGGTCTTTGAGGAGATCGCCCTCATGAGCGAGTTCCTGGGGGACAACCCCTTCCGGGTGCGGGCCTACCTCGAGGCCGCCCGCACCCTCCGCGACCTGGACATCCCCATTGAAACCGTGGCCCAAAAGGGCAAGGAGGCCCTGTTGGAGCTTCCCGGCATCGGCCCTGATTTGGCGGAAAAGATCCTGGAGTTTTTGGCCACGGGGCGGGTGAAAAAACACCAGGAGCTTTTGGCCCAGGTCCCCCGGGGGGTCCTTGCGGTCATGGCCGTGCCCGGGGTGGGGCCCAAAACCGCCCGCCAGCTTTACGAGGCCTTGGGGATAGACTCCCTGGAAGGGCTGAAAGAGGCCCTGGAGCGGGGGGATCTCCTGAAGCTTAAGGGTTTTGGCCCGAAGAAGGCGGAGCGCATCCGGGAGGGGCTGGATCTCCTCCAGGCCACCGGGAGGAGGCGCCCCTTGGGGGCGGTGCTCTCCTTTGCCCGGAACTTTTTGGAAGAGATCCGGGCCCTTCCCGGGGTGGAGAAGGCGGAGCTTTGCGGCTCGGCCCGGCGCTACAAGGAGACCGTGGGGGATCTGGACTACCTGGCGGCGAGCCCCACCCCCGAGCGGGTGGTGGAGGGCTT of the Thermus oshimai DSM 12092 genome contains:
- a CDS encoding aminotransferase class I/II-fold pyridoxal phosphate-dependent enzyme; the protein is MRYETLAVLAGLPEDPHGAVGLPIYAVAAYGFPTLEEGAERFATGEGYVYARQKDPTAKALEVRLKALEGALEAVAVASGQAATFSALLALLRPGDEVVAAKGLFGQTIGLLDQVLSPLMGVRVRYVDPEPEAVREALSERTRVLFVETVANPALLVPDLEALAELAEERGVALVVDNTFGAAGALSQPLKWGAHAVVQSLTKWASGHGSVLGGAVLARETGLWARFPQFLEPDLKGRVPWEALGPRCFPERVRQLGLSLGGMSLSPFNAYLLFQGLETVALRVGRMSQSALRLAEALRAHPKVKALRYPGLPEDPAHARARKYLTAFGPVLTLDLGSLEGASRFLKAIRLLKAPNLGDARTLLVHPWTTTHSRLKEEARLEAGVTPGLVRVSVGLEDPEDLLALFQEALESV
- a CDS encoding nucleotidyltransferase family protein — translated: MQELLKRHRVKRLCLVGSHARGEAQEASDLDLLVEFLPMPPEEHASHYLDLMLELQELLGLPVDLLETQSLQNPFVRARIEEHLQEIYAA
- a CDS encoding aminopeptidase; amino-acid sequence: MRTFEENLERLAELGIRVGLNLQPHQEVIATAPLEAVDFVRLLAKKAYEAGASLFTVLYSDNVLARERLSRVAPEDLDRAPAWLYEGMGRAFREGAARLAVSGNDPKALAGLDPERIGRAQKAQAQAYEPALKAITEFATNWSIVPFAHPGWARAVFPELPEKEAVERLWWAIFQATRVLEEDPVAAWREHNRRLHEKVAYLNARRFHALHFRGPGTDLTVGLAEGHLWQGGATEAQNGVVCNPNLPTEEVFTAPHRARVEGVVRASRPLALGGELVEGIWARFQDGVAVEVGAEKNAELLLKALETDEGARRLGEVALVPADNPIAKTGLVFFDTLFDENAASHLAFGQAYAENLEGHPTGEELLKRGANRSLIHIDWMIGSEEVDVDGLYEDGTRVPLMRKGVWVV
- a CDS encoding dihydroorotate dehydrogenase-like protein codes for the protein MNLKTTYLGLPLEHPLVASASPLTEKLDGFLRLEDGGASAIVMHSLFEEQVLHEEEALDHYLHYGHESYAEALSYFPRAHEYRLSPERHLDLLARAKERVSVPIIASLNGVSRGGWVEYARLLEEAGADALELNLYYIPTDPALSGAEVEAMYLDTIRAVVEEVRIPVAVKVGHAFTAFAHFAKRVEGTGAKGLVLFNRFYQPDIDLERLEYVPTLSLSRPYEALLRLHWIALLYGRVGLELALTGGVHSGREAAKGILAGAQVVMMTSAVLQQGPGHFRTVLGELRAFMEEKGYESLEEMRGAMSYQKVAEPAALERANYLKVLGSYRLLP
- the nifJ gene encoding pyruvate:ferredoxin (flavodoxin) oxidoreductase, with amino-acid sequence MRPITVDGNEAVARVAYRLSEVIAIYPITPSSPMAELSDEWAAQGLPNLLGSVPRVVEMQSEGGAAGALHGALQEGVLATTFTASQGLLLMIPDMYKMAGQLLPGVIHVAARAVATHALSIFGDHQDLYAVRPTGFGILVSESVQAAQDLAAIAHVAALKASLPFLHAMDGFRTSHEVQKIQPLSDRELKALFPFEALKAFRERALTPEAPVLRGSAQNPDHFFQNREASNPFYLRAPKVVAEVMEAFGRVTGRPYQPYQYLGHPEAERVVVVMGSGSLAVEEALEYLLKRGERVGMVRVRLYRPFGLEAFLEALPKTARRIAVLDRGKEAGALGEPLFQDVAAALALGGRQALLVGGRYGLSSKEFTPAMALGVYEELARENPRHGFTVGIEDDVTGLSLPYPEVDFEDPGSVRAVFFALGSDGTVSANKNTIKIIGEETPLYAQGYFVYDSKKSGSRTVSHLRFGPRPLQKPYLIRKASFVGIHQWSFLERVPMLDVAEEGATLLLNAPYPKEEVWDRLPRPVQEAILEKGLKVYVINAYELARQVGLPGRINTIMQAAFFKLSGVLPEEEAKARIKRGIEKSYGKRGRSVLEKNFRAVDLGFERVEPLPIPGRVTSSQDLLPPMVGEAPPFVREVLGPIALGLGDKLPVSAFPPDGTFPTGTARYEKRGIAEYVPTWDEGVCVQCGKCVLVCPHSVIRAKVVPEEVLQGAPEGFRHRKAMWRELSGAYTLAISPDDCTGCSLCVEVCPAKDKTNPSRKALNMAPRLLVREEMNRHWDFFLSLPETPRAPLKLHTVKDVQLLPPLFEFPGACAGCGETPYLKLLSQLFGDRLIVANATGCSSIYGGNLPTTPWAKNAEGRGPAWANSLFEDNAEFGLGMRLALDKKAEYARRLLPEFREVLGAELVERLLAQVGPEGVEERRKDVALLRERLSSLQDPRAQDLLAVAEALIPHTVWIVGGDGWAYDIGYGGLDHVLASGANVKVLVLDTEVYSNTGGQASKATGLGAVAKFAAGGKKTPKKDLAFMAMSYGHVYVAQVAMGANDAHTVRAFLEAEAHPGPALIVAYSHCIAHGIDMAKGMEHQKMAERSGYWPLFRYLPGQGLFLDSKPPTLPLREYLYAENRYRLVLQTHPEAAEALLEEAERAVRARWERLERMAAKEVTA
- a CDS encoding HepT-like ribonuclease domain-containing protein, which codes for MVFLQGIAFHDFVENPLLRAAVERKLEIVGEALSQAIKHFPEIQPLFPEAPQVMAMRNRLIHAYARVDPAVVFGVVHRHLPELVAKAEELLNR
- a CDS encoding universal stress protein; this encodes MFKTILLAYDGSEHAKRAAQVAKAEGEAHGARLLVVHVYEPVPDYLGEPFFEEALKRRLERAEAVLKEGLALVGLPPENGLLLEGEPAGAILEAAHGEKADLIVMGTRGLGALGGLFLGSQSQKVVAQAPCPVLLVR
- the hslO gene encoding Hsp33 family molecular chaperone HslO; this translates as MGRILRALAGEGNLRVVAADTGDVVEEARLRHGLSPTATAALGRAMTGALLLAQLLLKTPKERLTLRLEGDGPLGGVVVEADPMGGVRGYVKNPKAEVPLREDGKLNVGAAVGRGFLRVDRALPNGEIYTSTVPLVSGEIAEDLAHYLWQSEQIPSALLLGVRVKGEGEVEAAGGIAVQVLPGASEEVLGRLEANLKDFGPLTERLRKEGLEGALAALFQGLGLERTDLRALGYAENEIPARFRCRCNREKALEALVFFTPEEREDMIVKDGGAEVICHWCGAAYRFSPEEIRSLVAEVRCPDCGALWLYPKADGTLFRIEGDTCRCGRRVELPGERRAEA
- a CDS encoding SDR family oxidoreductase, producing the protein MERTVLVTGAGSGIGLATATLLKARGFTVYAGARKPEDLKRLEALGLIPLPLDVTRPEDLAQAQEAIPEALFGLVANAGLAPAGPLELVPPEVVEEGLRVNVLGALRTVQAFLPHLRRGRGRIVLMGSVSGLLALPLMGPYAASKFALEALADALRVELAPFGVKVVLVEPGSVATPIWGRSLRWAEGYLLPPPPGTEGVYGAYLEAARRMAERNAKRGLPPERVAEAVLKALTHPRPRARYLVAHPARAREVRLLRLLPEALRDALILRVLRRLAH